From Calliphora vicina chromosome 3, idCalVici1.1, whole genome shotgun sequence:
TCTAGTTAATCCAAACTctcccaaaatttaaattttagggcGCAGGGAATGTTATTTTgagaaacaaatattaaatacaaaaatgtccATCACTGGCTTTGCGCAGGACAGATTTCCTGCGACTCAAGGATTTTTCCGGCcgactaaagattttctacaaataatttgtaaagttataaattttttgagtAAAAGTCTTATATGCCAATTGAAAGAAGTTTCATAAGCTTTCTAACCATATCCACAAGCTTTCTCGACAATATCGGATAACTAACATTCAATTATGTATATATTCAAAGTATAAAGTTCTATAAGTCGGAAAGTATGGACCGccgacaaaaaaatgttttttccttaaactcaaaacaaaattttttattaattctaaaaTTATGGAATTTATAATTCAAGGTGGATAAACTAGATTTTGAATAAACCGACCGTCATAAAAATTAGTATTATGatttaggtctttataaagctAACCTCTAGTTTATAGGCTCCACTCCGGATCAGGCCTTTCAGGTCTGAACTACCGTTATCgatataaacataaatacaattaccgctattctataaataattttaaattatgaaaatacaatttttttatatcaataaTTGAGTTCATTGAAATTAAtaatctaatttttaaaaatcgtatTTATTGCTTATATCAGACTGAAATTACCATTAACGTTAAGCTAACGTTACCAAAATAACAGCAAATACCGTTACCACTAAGACCCAAATTAGCGTTACCTCTTAACCGTTTCGATaaaatctaaacatttttttatataatataaaaaaaattaccatttaccaaaaaaatctattttggcAACACTGTGTTCAGTTTACATCTGCTGAGAGTAAAAAAAATGAGAGCAAAAAAcaagagagagagaaagaaattaaaatatagaaTAGAGTTGCCTACTCTATTTGATTGTTTCAATAAACGGCCACAAATTTCGACTATTTATAACgcacttttataaatgaaatagtttttttaacacttttgaatattttatgcacATAAAGTGGTAACAAATacacacttttttaaatataaaataatctttttaatctttaatcttataacaagtttttgacatttcacaaggcaaaacatgaatagagcaaaaaatagtcagctggcgtTTGCCATAGTTTACGATTTTTATCATTTACTCCTAAGCTCCAATTGCATTGAAAGGTCTTTatcattcaagttttctttaatttcaatcCATTACTAATATGTTGAATGATTcaaattttcttcaattcaaatttattacaaatagacttaattttttaagtttattttgtaaatgattataAGCCGTTATCGAAATATGTAATACGTTGCCTCTAAATATCGTGTccgatattctataaataatttatgttataagaataatattttttgatttcaataattgaaatcttcaacatttaaaatgtaattaaatacCACCTTTATCaacttgtttttagtttttgtaaattttattagtaATTTAATTTACCGTATCATTAAAATACCGTTTCCAAAATTACTGCAATTAAATACTAGTGAATTTGATCAGCTGTGCAATCCataccaccttgtataaattcctcggtagtcagtttaaactgtTACTTTTgcccttaaaaattttaataagctCTAATTTCCTttacatagtaaaattttactgtttttttttctattgaactcatcttgaaaaaagtttcaatcttttttattttttctctcatGGTTGACATATTCACCAGACACATTGAAAATAGTTGCAGTTCATGAAAATCTTTATAGTGTTGAATATAGTCCCTGGatattttactttcttttaccaaagaaaaaataacaaaatatattaatttttattttatttgatattgtttGGTGTTACTAAAtactttataaacaaatatttgttaaatatagtTGTTATGATTATTTGGTCAATATTTTTTGTCTAATCTATAAAAAAgtcgttattttttaaaattttaaatatctacattgccaatacaaaattattaggaACAGTTGCTAAATCTGGTACCACAATTCATAGATTTTTAGCAACTGTTCGTAACAATAATGAGTTGGCAATATATTGTTCCTCACAGTGTTGATAACGCTAATTAATCAAAAATCGCTAAATGTGTgttaaaaatcacaaaatcttTATTTGAGTTAATAATTTGTCTCtaattccatttaaaatattgatttataattaatgagcttaaaatgtttttttgtgtgATATTCACTGGCAATCTAAACCCTCCCAACCAAGTTTTTTATTCCATACAAATTGCTTAATCCATTTTCGGCTGAAACCatctatattttgttttatttcctcTTGGGCTCTCGTGTTCAATATTTCGCTTTGCAAATATAGTTGCCTGTGGgttgaatggaaattttttatcGCAATTAATCTCAAACACACAATTAAAGAACTGCTGGCAAATATACATTCCTGTGGTGGTTAAATTGTTAAGTGCCTAATCATTAATATCCAAAATAATTTCCGTTTCGCAATATTGAAAacgatttttaacaattttcatttcgTCTCGTTATATAGCTAGAATTCCCGCCAAAAGCTTAAACACTTTTTTCCCGCTAAACAGTTTTCTAAATCTCTAAATTACCATCAGTGTTTATTTGCCTCTGTTGAGTAAGATACTGCGCGGATGAGAGATATACAGTTTTTTTCTGTGTGTGTGACgtacgaaaaaaggaaaaatttgcAAGAGAAGAAAAGTTGATTTTttgcaattagaaaaattttattattccaATTAGAGGAAAGTTTATTggaattatacaaaattaacgAAATAAGTGTAATATGAAGTAAATTAAAGCAAATGCAAACAAAGTTAGCGCACGGAATTGCATTAAAAGCATTTAAACAAAGcaatatacaaaaagaaaatgttagagatttttaagtgatttttgaacgaaaaaaaaaataagaatatctGAAGAGAACGAAAACGAAATAAGCAACACTTTTCCCCTCTCAGAATACGGAAAGAGGATTGATTCCTTTGGAATTTTGTTAGAAGAATAACAGCAAAAGTGTAGCGAAATGCcgttatttggaaaaaaagattCGGCCAAAAAAAGTAAGGCCAAGGAGATAAAGGAACTAAATAAAACCATACCCATAGAGGATAAGTACAATTTGCATGGTTTGTTGGGTACAGGGGCATTTTCCGAGGTACGCTTGGCGGAGAGCAAAGAGGAGCCTAGCAAACACTATGCGGTAAAAATAATCGATAAGAAGGCATTGAAGGGCAAAGAGGAATCGTTAGAAAATGAAATACGTGTGTTGCGAAGATTTAGTGCCAATCATCAAAATGATAATGCCGCCGCCGCTGCTGCCACAGATACAAGTGGTAATAGATTAACACACCCGAATATAGTCCAGCTGTACGAAACGTATGAAGATAAATCAAAAATCTACCTGGTCATGGAGCTCGTGACCGGCGGTGAGCTGTTCGATCGTATTGTGGAAAAGGGTTCCTACACGGAAAAGGATGCCTCAGACTTAATACGACAAATACTCGAAGCCGTCGACTACATGCACGAGCAGGGAGTGGTGCACAGAGACTTGAAGccagaaaatttacttttctatagtCCAGACGATGACAGCAAGATTATGATAAGTGATTTTGGCCTCTCGAAGATGGAGGATTCCGGCATTATGGCAACAGCCTGTGGTACGCCCGGCTATGTGGCACCCGAGGTCTTGGCCCAGAGGCCCTATGGCAAAGCAGTGGATATTTGGAGTATAGGTGTCATCTCATACATTCTCCTCTGTGGTTATCCGCCATTCTACGATGAGAATGACGCCAACTTATTTGCCCAAATCTTAAAGGGCGAATTTGAGTTTGATTCACCCTACTGGGATGACATCAGTGAATCGGCTAAGGATTTCATACGTCATTTAATGTGTGTAAATGTTGAGAAGCGTTATACCTGCAAACAAGCATTATTACACCCCTGGATCTCTGGCAATGCCGCCggcaacaaaaatattcatgcaACGGTTTCAGAACAACTCAAAAAGAATTTCGCGAAATCTCGATGGAAGCAGGCCTACTTGGCCGCCACCGTCATACGACAAATGCAACGTTTGGCCATGGGCAGTAGCGAAGGCAGCAGAAGTAATCTGCTTAAGGACGCGAAAAACAACACTAGTGCACAAACAACCGCCGAAGGTGATTCAACAACTAGTGCCATTGCCGGTGGTGGAGGAGGGAATGGTGGAACTTCAAATACGATTAATGAAAATACgacgtcgtcatcatcatcatcgaaTGCTGCTGCTGAGTTGCAAAACCAAAGAATCTCATCGCCAAATTCTACGGCTGCTGATGAATCTAGCCTAAATAATAGCGCTCAGAGGAACAAATAAATAATGGTAAatggttttttaaacaaaaattaaatataaaattccaaaaaaaaaacaatttcgatataaaccaaaaaaaaaagtgatgcaaaaaaattaggaaaatcaAATcgaattatttcttttttcataAATTGAATACtgcacattaaaaaaaaaacaaaaaaaaatatattcctaTTAAGGGCTTTAAAAACGTATCCATACAAAACGTTGGAAATCAGAGTTAAAGATCGGTCTATTGTTaagttcaaaaattgtattgtacttTATCCGTATGTTTTAATTAGCTATTTAaggtatttaattttaattttttattaacataaaaattatatttttggaaaatagagATGTATGTATTGGTTGCTGTTAAGAAAGTGTATTGATAGTTTCTAcaacaaatgtaaaattattgcaaaacataaacatttgtttaaaaaaatggtatttaatAGTTTCGGTAACATGTTGAATGAAAACTCTGCCTTTTGTGATAGTAAcaagtactttttatattacgaaaattagtttattctgtaatgtctaatttttatttattctgaaACTTTCTCGGTTTTATACGGGTTTTGATGTGACAAATCTgggctgtttttttttattaaaatttcaataataagtgttaatattaattttcatttgctTGCCTGTTGTCTTGCCATTTTGAGATatgattttacaaaatattttaaaccatTTAAGACTGCATATTAATAACTaagatttataaagaaaaatttggtttggagaattaattttctttaaatgtttgaatttaataataaatttttggattttatatattttttaaattcaaaagtagcaacaaactattttaatacttttggaagATAAGAATAGACAAAGAtctgtttagatttattttggactgttttaaattttggaatattgagcatcaaattcaaatttaataattgtggtagtttatttaatggtttataaaaacatattttaatattagcTTTGTTCCAGAACTTGCCATGTTTGccggttttaaatgaaatagttGCCGTACTTAAaatatcaatgtttttttttttttaattttgacaattaTAAAATACTTAACCATACCGAacgaaatgtgtgacattgCTGAAAAAAGCATATTTTAATATAAGCTTTTTTCAACTACTTGACAGAATTGCCGGTTTTGCAGGAAATCGTTCCCGTACTTAAAttatcaatatattttattgtttttctgaTTAATACTTATtgattatttcttataaaatatgactatatctGACTAAAATCTAACTAGTATTTTATAGTTGTTCTGATTAAATTTgactatttcttaaaaaatctgactgaattttctgtttttttctgagaaatttggactatattatattataaaattatacatattttgatacCAGTTTTGTTCCAGTACTTGTTAGATTTAACAGTTTCGATCCCGTacttaaaatatcaatatattttgttgtttttctgattaatattgattatttcttataaaatatgactatatctGACTAAAATCTAACTATTACTGTAACAAACCAATAGTAATTCTTAAACTGTCCTCtgaacaaaatctaaaacaatttttgtccaattggataaaattaacaacaagTCCAAGTCATTGCATTTTAacgaattaattttatttaaatttaaata
This genomic window contains:
- the CaMKI gene encoding calcium/calmodulin-dependent protein kinase type 1; its protein translation is MPLFGKKDSAKKSKAKEIKELNKTIPIEDKYNLHGLLGTGAFSEVRLAESKEEPSKHYAVKIIDKKALKGKEESLENEIRVLRRFSANHQNDNAAAAAATDTSGNRLTHPNIVQLYETYEDKSKIYLVMELVTGGELFDRIVEKGSYTEKDASDLIRQILEAVDYMHEQGVVHRDLKPENLLFYSPDDDSKIMISDFGLSKMEDSGIMATACGTPGYVAPEVLAQRPYGKAVDIWSIGVISYILLCGYPPFYDENDANLFAQILKGEFEFDSPYWDDISESAKDFIRHLMCVNVEKRYTCKQALLHPWISGNAAGNKNIHATVSEQLKKNFAKSRWKQAYLAATVIRQMQRLAMGSSEGSRSNLLKDAKNNTSAQTTAEGDSTTSAIAGGGGGNGGTSNTINENTTSSSSSSNAAAELQNQRISSPNSTAADESSLNNSAQRNK